From Candidatus Amoebophilus asiaticus 5a2, the proteins below share one genomic window:
- a CDS encoding ankyrin repeat domain-containing protein produces the protein MLQRFIKHINNMIGLLMVLATFSHCDGKHKRNVDEKVILSTPITAEMIQLASDTRRSTLLRALQLLQDDSMHAVKNSNSTDIVQLYSDALQQAISLGHLPIIQALLYHQINISTLAQNRFSPLHYAVFQKNEAVFQLLINQDHININLRDAQGNTPLHSAVLKGCFNMVEILLLREEVDVNSVNNSGSTVLHLATSRGNVKTIKRLLSCLALDINIQDIEDQSPLHLAIDWGDIAILDALLVRKDFQLNLRDNKGHTPLHLAVLKGDGEKVTRLLQESEIDVNIQDNHGNTPLHLATKKGYWSITAALRDRGAKLSLKNKEGKIPAQMAPNFKNYSRYN, from the coding sequence ATGCTGCAAAGATTTATTAAGCATATTAATAATATGATAGGATTATTGATGGTGTTAGCTACATTTTCTCATTGTGATGGCAAGCATAAAAGAAATGTAGATGAAAAGGTAATTCTATCTACCCCTATTACAGCAGAAATGATACAGTTGGCTAGCGATACAAGAAGATCTACATTATTGAGAGCGCTCCAGTTACTTCAAGATGACTCAATGCATGCTGTTAAAAACTCAAATAGTACGGATATAGTACAACTTTATTCTGATGCTTTGCAGCAAGCCATATCTTTAGGCCACCTGCCTATAATACAAGCTTTACTATACCATCAAATTAATATTAGTACACTTGCTCAAAATAGATTTTCTCCTTTACACTATGCAGTTTTTCAGAAAAATGAAGCGGTTTTTCAATTATTAATCAATCAAGATCATATTAATATAAATTTGCGTGATGCACAAGGTAATACTCCTTTACATTCAGCAGTTTTAAAAGGCTGTTTTAATATGGTTGAAATACTATTGTTACGAGAAGAAGTTGATGTAAATTCTGTCAATAATAGCGGCTCTACTGTTTTGCACTTGGCTACTTCACGGGGTAATGTAAAGACCATCAAACGACTACTAAGCTGTTTGGCTCTTGATATCAATATACAAGATATAGAAGACCAGAGTCCTTTACACTTAGCGATTGACTGGGGAGATATAGCAATCTTAGATGCGTTATTAGTTAGAAAGGACTTTCAGCTAAATTTGAGAGATAATAAGGGTCATACGCCCCTTCATTTAGCAGTACTTAAGGGTGATGGTGAAAAGGTTACACGACTTTTACAGGAGAGTGAGATAGATGTGAATATACAAGACAATCATGGTAACACACCATTGCATTTAGCAACTAAAAAAGGTTATTGGTCAATAACTGCCGCATTAAGGGATAGAGGTGCTAAATTAAGCCTTAAAAATAAGGAAGGTAAGATACCTGCACAAATGGCCCCTAACTTTAAAAATTATTCAAGGTATAATTAA
- a CDS encoding ankyrin repeat domain-containing protein has protein sequence MLQKLIKHINVITLVLVLAAYTRCHHKENTATTRIVPTPIPITQQMVQLATDKNQILLADILQSLQHDRMAIVMDSHGADVRHFYASVLYQALIIKNLPIVHALISNGIDINVADCSKYTALHWSIVWKDLVLCQFLLSQGQLDINCANEDGNTPLHLAILEDCIDIAKSITSHQRVNINAVNNAGFTALQLATLRNNLQMAELLLEKSATDVNMQNVVNGRTALHLAFDWYSIPMVDILLDRPDINVNLKDNNDCTPLHLSTLNGYYDVLIKLLDKEAEVNVPDHKGDTPAHVAASGGYVKILKELKNRGARLDLPNKRGYTPLHLAALNKHYKIVKCMLQVAPKLNITIDVNVRDNEGNTPLHLATKKGDMDIVMELRTRGTDINLCNKQGHTPFHLAILNENYEVARVLLPELNITANAQDKEGNTPLHIAVSKGYPSIVADLILMGARIDIPNKNGHIPLHLSVFNGHYEVFKELIRAGSLKFANFKDNKGNTPLHLAASGGFWKIVLELIEAGVNTTFVNKNGYTFLHLALLNGHYQLVKKFFQARDKKIHIDTQDNTGNTLLHLAARRGYMKVILQLGGIGANLELLNKDGRTPLHLAVLKDHHQIVKTFLHSAPELNIDLQDFKGNTPLHLAASKGYEDIVVELIGKGANLNLVNNYGHTPLHLAVLKGHHQVVKMLLLAEADTNVRDEVGNTPLHWAADAGYACIISALRVKGAKLNLGNDDGQTPLHLAVVSGHDSAVEEILRTGADVDAQDDEGNTPLHLAVINGYWHIASKLRANGAKLTLKNKSRKMPLQVAKEYSKLL, from the coding sequence ATGCTACAAAAACTAATCAAACATATTAATGTAATAACGCTTGTCCTAGTGTTAGCTGCCTATACGCGATGCCATCATAAGGAAAATACTGCTACCACACGGATTGTTCCTACACCTATTCCTATTACTCAGCAAATGGTACAATTAGCTACAGATAAAAATCAAATTCTGTTAGCCGATATACTTCAAAGTTTACAGCATGACCGAATGGCTATTGTTATGGATTCTCATGGTGCTGATGTAAGACATTTTTATGCTTCTGTGTTATACCAAGCTTTGATAATAAAAAACTTACCAATCGTACATGCCCTCATATCAAATGGCATTGATATTAATGTGGCTGATTGTAGTAAATACACAGCATTACATTGGTCGATTGTATGGAAAGATTTAGTCCTTTGCCAATTTTTATTAAGCCAAGGTCAACTAGATATAAATTGCGCAAATGAAGATGGTAATACACCATTACATTTAGCGATTTTGGAAGACTGTATTGATATTGCCAAGTCCATTACATCACATCAAAGAGTTAATATTAATGCTGTTAATAATGCTGGTTTTACTGCATTACAACTAGCTACTTTACGTAATAATCTGCAGATGGCTGAATTACTATTAGAAAAATCAGCTACGGATGTTAATATGCAGAATGTTGTAAATGGTCGTACTGCTTTACATTTAGCATTCGATTGGTACAGTATACCTATGGTAGATATATTACTAGATAGGCCAGATATTAATGTGAATCTTAAAGATAATAATGATTGTACTCCTCTTCATTTGTCAACGCTTAATGGTTACTATGACGTACTTATAAAACTTTTAGATAAAGAAGCTGAAGTTAATGTGCCAGACCATAAAGGTGATACACCAGCACACGTAGCTGCTAGCGGAGGGTATGTTAAGATACTTAAAGAGTTGAAAAATAGGGGTGCTCGCTTAGATCTACCTAACAAGCGTGGTTATACTCCCCTTCATTTAGCTGCATTGAATAAACATTATAAGATAGTAAAATGTATGCTACAGGTAGCGCCAAAACTGAATATAACCATAGATGTAAACGTACGTGACAATGAAGGAAATACTCCTTTGCATTTGGCGACAAAAAAAGGAGATATGGACATAGTTATGGAATTAAGAACAAGAGGTACTGATATAAACTTATGTAATAAACAGGGGCATACACCCTTTCATTTGGCAATACTTAATGAAAATTATGAAGTAGCTAGAGTGCTTTTACCAGAATTAAACATAACAGCAAATGCACAAGATAAAGAGGGTAATACACCGTTACATATAGCTGTTAGTAAAGGATATCCCAGTATAGTTGCCGATCTAATCCTTATGGGAGCGAGAATAGACATTCCGAATAAAAATGGACATATTCCACTACATTTGTCAGTATTTAATGGTCATTATGAAGTTTTTAAAGAACTTATAAGGGCAGGATCTTTAAAGTTTGCAAACTTTAAAGATAATAAAGGTAATACACCATTGCATTTAGCTGCCAGTGGAGGGTTCTGGAAAATAGTTCTGGAATTGATAGAGGCAGGTGTTAACACAACTTTTGTAAATAAAAATGGTTATACCTTTTTGCATCTGGCATTACTCAATGGCCATTATCAACTAGTTAAGAAATTTTTCCAGGCAAGAGATAAAAAAATACATATAGATACGCAAGATAATACTGGCAATACGTTATTGCATTTAGCTGCTAGAAGAGGGTATATGAAAGTGATTTTGCAGTTAGGTGGCATAGGTGCTAACCTAGAGCTGCTCAATAAAGATGGCCGTACACCACTACATTTGGCAGTACTTAAGGATCATCATCAGATAGTAAAAACGTTCTTGCACTCAGCACCCGAATTAAATATTGATTTACAAGACTTTAAAGGCAATACACCATTGCATTTAGCGGCTAGTAAAGGTTATGAGGACATAGTTGTTGAGTTAATAGGTAAAGGTGCTAATTTGAATCTAGTCAATAATTATGGACATACGCCCCTTCACTTGGCAGTTTTAAAAGGGCATCATCAAGTAGTTAAGATGCTTTTGCTGGCAGAGGCTGATACAAATGTTCGGGATGAAGTGGGTAATACGCCATTACATTGGGCAGCTGATGCAGGGTATGCTTGTATAATCTCTGCATTAAGAGTTAAAGGTGCTAAACTCAACCTTGGTAACGATGATGGTCAAACACCTCTCCATTTAGCTGTGGTTAGTGGTCATGATTCAGCAGTTGAAGAAATTTTGCGAACAGGAGCCGATGTAGATGCACAGGATGATGAAGGTAATACACCGTTGCATTTAGCAGTTATTAATGGATATTGGCACATAGCTTCAAAGTTAAGGGCTAACGGTGCTAAACTTACTCTTAAGAATAAAAGCCGTAAAATGCCTCTACAAGTGGCAAAAGAGTATAGTAAATTGTTATAG
- a CDS encoding polyprenol monophosphomannose synthase: MTIYHHDTDSLVIIPTYNEVENIALLIDAIFATSPTFHILVVDDASPDGTGDVVAGLQSQYNGKLHLLSRPQKAGLGTAYIAGFKFALANSYQYILTMDADFSHPIDKLQVLYETCNQQEYDVTIGSRYVNGVNVVNWPMGRVLLSYIANWIARYITGLPIMDLTAGYQCYKRAVLETIDLGSIKSIGYSFQVEMKFLAYQYGFKLKEIPIVFTNRIRGSSKMSHHIILEAFFRIIKLKVSSLFKSFHRTLL; this comes from the coding sequence ATGACAATTTATCACCATGACACAGATTCGTTGGTGATTATACCCACTTACAATGAAGTAGAAAATATAGCATTACTTATAGACGCTATTTTTGCAACTTCTCCTACGTTCCATATCCTTGTTGTTGATGATGCTTCTCCAGATGGTACAGGAGATGTTGTGGCTGGGCTACAATCGCAATATAATGGTAAATTACATTTACTTAGCAGACCTCAAAAGGCAGGCTTAGGCACAGCATATATAGCAGGATTTAAATTCGCACTAGCAAATAGTTATCAATACATACTGACCATGGATGCAGACTTCTCACATCCAATTGATAAGCTTCAAGTTTTATATGAAACCTGCAATCAACAAGAATATGATGTAACAATTGGCTCTCGGTATGTGAATGGAGTTAATGTAGTAAACTGGCCCATGGGAAGGGTGCTTTTATCCTATATTGCTAATTGGATAGCACGTTATATAACGGGACTACCTATCATGGACCTTACAGCTGGGTATCAGTGTTATAAAAGAGCAGTACTAGAAACGATTGATTTAGGATCCATCAAGTCGATTGGCTATAGTTTCCAGGTGGAGATGAAATTTTTAGCCTATCAGTATGGTTTTAAACTTAAAGAAATTCCTATTGTATTTACCAATCGAATAAGAGGATCTTCTAAGATGTCTCATCATATTATTCTTGAAGCTTTCTTTAGAATTATAAAGTTAAAAGTAAGTAGCTTATTTAAAAGCTTCCATCGTACACTGCTATAG
- a CDS encoding NUDIX hydrolase, translated as MQLFFIHNILIRILKHLDLVNMGRSYEHAYNYRPHILSTSILTRHILIQVEPERLGQLLIEISQISSNKPTSITILLNTKDDVFPLLQQYFKIINAAGGIVTKGNQLLMIYRAHTWDLPKGRIEAGEATINAAIREVHEECGVRAVATAKFYTTWHAFQVNRVNVLKETTWYTMNCIDDTHMAPQKEEAIDRVAWIDINQLTPILENTYASIRLLLQAYQNHIKLTRTLDY; from the coding sequence ATGCAACTATTTTTTATACACAATATACTTATTCGTATTCTTAAACATCTAGACTTGGTAAATATGGGAAGATCTTATGAACACGCCTATAATTATCGGCCACATATATTATCAACTTCCATACTTACAAGGCATATTCTCATACAAGTTGAACCAGAAAGACTGGGACAATTACTAATTGAAATTTCCCAAATTTCTTCTAATAAACCTACAAGTATAACCATTCTATTAAATACTAAGGATGATGTATTTCCATTACTTCAGCAATATTTCAAGATTATCAATGCTGCAGGAGGTATAGTAACAAAAGGAAATCAGCTTTTAATGATCTATAGAGCACATACCTGGGACCTTCCAAAGGGTAGAATTGAAGCGGGAGAAGCAACCATCAATGCTGCTATACGTGAGGTACATGAAGAATGTGGAGTGAGGGCGGTAGCCACAGCCAAGTTTTATACTACTTGGCACGCTTTTCAAGTAAATCGAGTAAATGTACTCAAAGAAACGACTTGGTATACTATGAATTGTATTGATGATACGCATATGGCCCCTCAAAAAGAAGAAGCTATAGACCGTGTGGCATGGATAGATATCAATCAACTTACACCAATTTTAGAAAATACATACGCAAGCATTAGACTACTATTGCAAGCATATCAGAATCATATAAAACTTACGAGAACTTTAGATTATTAA
- a CDS encoding DUF3822 family protein — MYQPVISVKDKRFSVYRLGQYYLLISIGSKRLRISCVDQASSRCLLMEAYQMDADNSIQYLTILQQLFREHPFIATSAWKKVVLCFENQQYTLVPSALFQENNSADYLKLAVDIADQAVKHCIHTDLGLAVVFAVDESIANWLQKGYTPEHCCIIHQANSLIAGTAAYIQAKKLYAEAKVFVLAETGHMHITVVEKSQLLYYNRFAYNSSDEFLQYILIVMYTLALNPGVHEVILAGSVVKDSLVHKKMRNYIRHISFSEKPPYLKFSWSFKKDLIINYFDLVNFYPATNYLNNLKFS, encoded by the coding sequence ATGTATCAACCTGTTATTTCTGTTAAGGACAAACGTTTTAGTGTTTATCGCCTTGGCCAATACTATTTACTTATTAGCATAGGTAGCAAGAGGCTAAGAATCTCATGTGTTGACCAGGCTTCGAGCCGCTGCTTACTGATGGAGGCTTATCAAATGGATGCCGATAATTCTATACAATATCTCACCATACTTCAACAGCTTTTTAGAGAACATCCTTTTATTGCTACTTCAGCATGGAAAAAGGTTGTCTTATGTTTTGAAAATCAACAATATACATTAGTGCCTAGTGCTTTATTTCAAGAAAATAATAGTGCTGATTATCTAAAGCTTGCGGTTGATATAGCTGACCAAGCTGTTAAACATTGTATACATACCGACTTAGGCTTAGCAGTTGTCTTTGCTGTAGACGAAAGTATTGCCAATTGGCTGCAAAAGGGATATACACCAGAACATTGCTGTATTATACACCAGGCTAACAGTCTTATAGCAGGTACAGCAGCCTATATACAGGCTAAAAAATTATATGCAGAAGCTAAGGTCTTTGTGTTGGCTGAGACAGGGCATATGCATATTACAGTAGTAGAAAAATCTCAATTGTTATATTATAATAGATTTGCGTATAATTCTAGTGATGAGTTTCTTCAATATATTTTAATTGTCATGTATACGCTTGCACTTAACCCAGGTGTTCATGAGGTAATTTTGGCAGGTAGTGTGGTTAAGGATTCATTAGTTCACAAGAAGATGCGCAACTATATCCGACATATTTCTTTTAGTGAAAAGCCTCCTTATCTAAAATTTAGCTGGTCATTTAAAAAGGATTTAATTATTAATTATTTTGACTTAGTTAACTTTTATCCAGCTACTAATTACCTTAATAATCTAAAGTTCTCGTAA
- a CDS encoding DUF4296 domain-containing protein — translation MKKILALVMACGLISQNLAHIQSSILTQDQLIEILADLELAKAMLYTSEDNKQTEIDNLFQEQAQLIYETHATDAVTLQESYIEYLNNPIRLQWLYDQLIVRLEKLLREEIIEK, via the coding sequence ATGAAAAAGATTTTAGCACTTGTAATGGCATGTGGGTTAATTAGTCAGAATTTAGCTCATATCCAGTCAAGCATATTAACACAGGATCAGTTAATTGAAATATTAGCAGACTTAGAACTGGCAAAAGCCATGTTATATACTTCTGAAGATAATAAACAAACAGAAATAGATAACCTATTCCAAGAACAGGCACAACTTATTTATGAAACACATGCTACTGATGCAGTAACTCTACAAGAAAGCTATATAGAGTATTTAAATAACCCAATACGTTTACAGTGGCTATATGACCAGCTGATTGTTAGGTTGGAAAAACTTTTGAGAGAAGAAATCATAGAGAAATAA
- a CDS encoding Smr/MutS family protein, with translation MYLSAEFSKGDHVQLLHTDKIGEIIAVDKGQAIIKFDYVTLRLPLQEVKHLPKNYSTLKAISLTSSVASTKTNTLDMHKFIAFQPELDLHGLCVSGALHILDKWIDQALLAGHRYLRIIHGKGKGVLREQVHNYLKTNELVTKVTTNHNLPGGSGVTLIEL, from the coding sequence ATGTATCTAAGTGCAGAGTTTTCTAAAGGAGATCATGTACAACTGTTGCATACAGATAAAATAGGTGAAATAATAGCTGTGGATAAAGGGCAAGCTATTATAAAATTTGATTATGTTACTTTAAGGTTACCTTTACAAGAGGTTAAACATCTTCCCAAAAACTATTCTACTTTAAAAGCTATTTCTTTAACATCTTCTGTTGCATCTACTAAAACTAATACCCTAGATATGCATAAATTTATAGCTTTTCAACCTGAGTTAGATTTGCATGGCTTGTGTGTCAGTGGAGCACTTCATATCTTAGATAAATGGATAGACCAAGCATTGCTAGCAGGACATAGGTATTTACGGATAATACATGGAAAAGGTAAAGGAGTATTACGTGAACAAGTGCATAACTATCTTAAAACAAACGAGTTAGTAACCAAGGTAACTACAAATCATAATCTTCCAGGTGGGAGTGGCGTTACTTTAATTGAATTGTGA